CAGATGCATTTGGTGATGGTGCGAGAGCAGGGAAGTTAGTTCTTCTTTGCTCAGCCCATGCCTGAAGACCTTGCATATAGAATGCTACCCACTTCTGCTCATGGATTGATTCCTCCCAATTCGCATCATCATAAGGGATATACGTTAAGTAGTCATCTAATTCAGCCTCTGTTATCCCTGTATTATACTGAGTAATTGCTGCTTTCACCGCTGTGTTATAGTGATCTTCTGCATTACCAGAAACCCATCCACGTTTTACAGCTTCAGCCATCAGGAATTCTACCTCAGCATAATCCATCAGTACAAATGGAGATGTAGCACTTACAAAATCCTTACCTGGGAAAGAATATTGGTCCAATGCATCACCAGTTACTTCACCTTGCGCATTACCATACGGCATACCAGCATAAATACTACCTGAAGCAGATGGTTGTGCGTAGTAAGTTAACCTTGGGTCATCCATCATCATAGTAGCATCACTTGGATTAACTACATCCTTCAGTTTACTCATCAAACGATCTGACACATAATAATCACGACGTCCTTGTAGTGTAATCCACTGATAGTATGGGTTTGAGTTAGCAGCAGCTGCATCATAAACCAGTTGTGCATTGTCCGCATTTGATGCAATAGCATCTGCAGCAGCAGCAGCAAAGTAAGCTTTGGCATCAAAATCAGCACCTGATGCTTCAGCAGCTCTCATTGCTATTCTCATAATGAGTGAGTTGGCAAACTTTTTCCATTTTGTCATATCACCACCAAAGATGATATCCCCCTCAATAGCAGTACCTGTATCAATCATATCAACAGATGCAGACAAAGTCTCCAAAATACCTTTATAGATCTCTTTTTGGCTATCATATTTAGGCTTAAATACCTCATTACCTTTCAGTGCTTCAGAGTAAGGAACTGCGCCCCAAATATCCGTTACATTGTGGAATGCCCATGATTGCAAAATCTTGGCTACTGCGATCTGGTTCTCATTACTACCAGATGCTTGTGCATCAACAAGTGTCGTCTCATCGGTATTCAGCTGGATAATTTGCTCAAGATCATTCAAGCCTCCAGTATAGAAAGAATAAAAACTTGATTCAACTGTCTGATAGTTTGACACATCTGTATAAGAACCTGCTGACAGTAACTGAGCATAGTGGTTACCGAAATCACTGAAAGAAGCAATAGACATATCAAACAGTAAGTCCACCAAACTTTTTTGCGACTGAGTCAACAAGTAAGATGTTGGTGTTTTTGCAGGCTTCGTAGGGTCCACGTTCATCTCTTCGAAATGATCGCAAGCTGATACTGACAACAGGAGTGACCCTGCTACCAATACCTTTTTGATATTATTTATAGTCATCATGTATTTCGTTATCTAAATAAGTTAGAAATTCTAGTGGTTGGAGGACTAAAACTAGCCCTCCCTCCAATTCAATTAATTCAAACAATTAGAATTTCAGGTTTACATTGAAACCAATAGATCTTGTTGAAGGAATCTGACCATTCTCAAAACCTTGAATATTAGAGGCTCCAAGAGTTGCTTCAGGATCAATGTTTGGTGCATTACTATGGATCAACCACAGGTTTCTACCTACTACTGCAACAGATACTGCTTGGAATGGCGTATTTGAAATCAGTTGCTTAGGCAATGCATATGAAAGAGATACCTCTCTCAGTTTCACATAAGAAGCATCATACAGGTAGTTTTCTCTTCTAGTAGCTAAAGATTTGAAGTACGCTTTTGCATCAACATATCTAACTACATCATTACCATCTTCATCAACTCCTTCTATCTTCACACCACCACCGTCTGCAATAGCATCTCTCACATTCTGACCTTTATCATTAATAACTGCTGTGCTTTCTAGAAGGCCCGAGTACTCACCGTAACGGTTAGTAACTGAATACACTAAGCCTCCTTTTTGAAAGTCAATCAATGCATTCAATTGAATACCTTTGTATGAGAATGAGTTAGAGATACCACCTGTGAAGTCTGGCAAGTATGTACCATATGTGTTATTAGTAGTTCTAGCATATAAAGCTTTACTCTCATCTTCAACCCCATCTTCATCTACACTCAAATCAATGATTCTCTTACCATTTGATGGGTGATCAACTGGGTTGCCATCAGCATCAGTTGCCTGGAAGTAATCAAATCCATCTGTCACAAAAGTACCATAAGGAGAACCTACTTTCGCATTAATTGAAGGCCCCCAGCTACCAAGCACGATGTTATCTAGGTCTTGATACAGTTCAACTACTTCGTTTTTGTTCTTAGCATAGTTAATTGTCACTCCCCACTTAAAGTCAGGAGTTTCAATCGGTGTAGCACTGATTGATGCCTCAATACCTTTGTTCGTTACCAAACCAGCATTTACCCATGCATCAGAATACCCTGTTGCACCTGATACTGAAAGAGGAATAATTTGGTCACGAGAAGCACGGTCATAGTAAGCAATATCAAAACCAGCTCTACCACTTAAGAAACGCATATCCAAACCAAACTCTATTTCTTCTGTAATTTCTGGTTTCAAGAAAGGATTCAGGATTTCATTTGGTGTGTATACCATAGGGTTATTACCGAATGGGTTATTAGCACCAAACACTTTATACAGTCTGTATGCATCTGTATCGTTACCTGTCATACCCCAGTTTGCTCTTACCTTACCGAATGAAATGATATCAGTGTCAAGTAATTCAGAGAACACAAATGAAGTGGAAACTGCCGGATAAGATACTGTATTGTTGTCTACTGGAAGTGTAGAGAACCAGTCCTGTCTGAACGATGCATCCACATATAGCATATGCTTATAACCAAATGATGCAGTTGCATACAGCGAGTTTACTTGCTTTTCTTTGAATGAGTCCGTCAATGTAGGACGGTCTTTAGAGCCATCCATATTGAAATAGTTCGGTACTGTCAGACCACCTTCTGTTGCCATTGCGTTCTTGTGGTATTGGTTGGTACGAATGTTTGCACCCAAGTTCGCTGAAAGAGAAAGGTCATTTGTCAGATCTTTGTTAAACTGCAGTAATGCCTCATAGTTGTTTTCCATCTCTGTGATTACATCCTCACTGTAACGATCAAGTACTAGTGAACCTGTAGCAATTCTATCTTCAATTCTCATAGTGTAGAAGTCAGTTCTACCAATTGCCGAAAGTTTCAAGTAGTCATTGATCTCATATGTCAAACCTACATTACCGTATACACGATCTCTCCAGTCCTCTGTATAGTTCTTATTGATCACCCAATAAGGGTTATCCCAATAAGCAGGCTGTGAGTTTGTTGGACCTTGAATATTCCAAGATCTTGCATCACCTGTCGGTCCTTCATAGTTATTTTTCAGGCGATCAAAATCCAATTGACGTTGGAACCACTGGTTAAAGTTAGTTACCACATTACGTCCTTGGTAGAAGTCATAACCATTTCTTGGTCTTCCATATGCATGCTGAGCCAAATAGTTCATACTTACATTGGCAGTCAGCTTATCACTCAACTTCTGGTTACCATTGAAGCTAATCGTGT
This portion of the Limibacter armeniacum genome encodes:
- a CDS encoding SusC/RagA family TonB-linked outer membrane protein; amino-acid sequence: MRKSLLLLTLVLGLFSMALAQERTVSGVVKDDLGEPLPGTTVQIKGSSLGAVTDLDGAFKLTIPKEAETLIFRLVGFETIEQTIGTQTTFSVTLKEDVQQLGEVVVTALGISRDERSLGYAVQKVGGEGLQQVKDQNVINSLNGKVAGVQIKGASGNIGGSANINIRGISSIMGNNQPLFVIDGTPISNRSFSDGDQAVGSGGFDYGNAAADLNADDIESVTVLKGASASALYGSRAANGVIMITTKKGSGKKGIGVEVNSNVTFDKVYIMPSYQNVYGGGYSQEFSTFKFDPEQHPAEWSAFDGQKLVDYGADESWGPKMDGTLVRHWDSWFEGENFGELRPFEANPDNVRSFFETGVTATNNVALTGSSDKGSFRLSLTNMNVQGTFPGSTLNKNTISFNGNQKLSDKLTANVSMNYLAQHAYGRPRNGYDFYQGRNVVTNFNQWFQRQLDFDRLKNNYEGPTGDARSWNIQGPTNSQPAYWDNPYWVINKNYTEDWRDRVYGNVGLTYEINDYLKLSAIGRTDFYTMRIEDRIATGSLVLDRYSEDVITEMENNYEALLQFNKDLTNDLSLSANLGANIRTNQYHKNAMATEGGLTVPNYFNMDGSKDRPTLTDSFKEKQVNSLYATASFGYKHMLYVDASFRQDWFSTLPVDNNTVSYPAVSTSFVFSELLDTDIISFGKVRANWGMTGNDTDAYRLYKVFGANNPFGNNPMVYTPNEILNPFLKPEITEEIEFGLDMRFLSGRAGFDIAYYDRASRDQIIPLSVSGATGYSDAWVNAGLVTNKGIEASISATPIETPDFKWGVTINYAKNKNEVVELYQDLDNIVLGSWGPSINAKVGSPYGTFVTDGFDYFQATDADGNPVDHPSNGKRIIDLSVDEDGVEDESKALYARTTNNTYGTYLPDFTGGISNSFSYKGIQLNALIDFQKGGLVYSVTNRYGEYSGLLESTAVINDKGQNVRDAIADGGGVKIEGVDEDGNDVVRYVDAKAYFKSLATRRENYLYDASYVKLREVSLSYALPKQLISNTPFQAVSVAVVGRNLWLIHSNAPNIDPEATLGASNIQGFENGQIPSTRSIGFNVNLKF
- a CDS encoding SusD/RagB family nutrient-binding outer membrane lipoprotein; the encoded protein is MMTINNIKKVLVAGSLLLSVSACDHFEEMNVDPTKPAKTPTSYLLTQSQKSLVDLLFDMSIASFSDFGNHYAQLLSAGSYTDVSNYQTVESSFYSFYTGGLNDLEQIIQLNTDETTLVDAQASGSNENQIAVAKILQSWAFHNVTDIWGAVPYSEALKGNEVFKPKYDSQKEIYKGILETLSASVDMIDTGTAIEGDIIFGGDMTKWKKFANSLIMRIAMRAAEASGADFDAKAYFAAAAADAIASNADNAQLVYDAAAANSNPYYQWITLQGRRDYYVSDRLMSKLKDVVNPSDATMMMDDPRLTYYAQPSASGSIYAGMPYGNAQGEVTGDALDQYSFPGKDFVSATSPFVLMDYAEVEFLMAEAVKRGWVSGNAEDHYNTAVKAAITQYNTGITEAELDDYLTYIPYDDANWEESIHEQKWVAFYMQGLQAWAEQRRTNFPALAPSPNASEGRTIPARRVYAQNEFDLNGENLATGIEMNGGNDYNTKLWWDID